The Deltaproteobacteria bacterium genome contains the following window.
TGGTATCATCCTTACGGCATCGTAATTTTCTCCCTCGAAATTCTGGTCGTCGGTCTTCTGAACCGGGGGGAAAACAGGAATCTGGTGCTGCTGGACGGATTTTTCTGGCTTTGCATCGGCAGCCCGTTGAACTGGCTCCTGTATTTCATCTTCATGAAAGCCGGCTACCATGCGGCGTTGCTTGTTCTGCTGAAACAGAGCGTGAACGGAATTTTCAACACCCTGATCGCCTGCATCCTCCTGGATTACCTCCCCATACACGACTGGTTGGGGATTTCCGGTCCAAGGAAAACCGTCCCGATCCGGCAGGCCCTTTTTTCATTGATTCTTGCCGTGATCCTTCTTCCCGCCCTCGTAATCATGATCATAAACAGCAGAAAAGCGTTCGACGATATCGAGGGAAGGATTTCGCAAAAACTTAAAAATTCCACGGTCGAAGCGGCGCAGGTAACCGATTCGTTCATTCGAAGGCATATGGACGGGGTGGCTGCTCTTGCCGATTTTGCAGCCAAGGCCGGACCCGTGCCTTCAGCCGCCTTGCAGGAAAAAACCGGTTTCGTCAAAGGGATATACCCGGATTTTCACGCCATGTACGTCGCAAACAGGGAAGGGGTGACCGTCGCCTTTTATCCGGAGAAAAATGAAAAAGGCGAATCCACGTTAGGGCTCGATTTCTCCGACAGGCAATACTATCGGAAATTGAAAAACACTCTCCGGCCGGTGATGTCGGAAGTCTTCATTGGTCGGGGCGGGGTATTTCAGCCTATCGTCACACTGAGCGTCCCGATCGTCGAACGCGGCCGATTCAACGGTTTCGCCATCGGGGCCGTCGATCTGAACCACCTGAAAGGCGAGCTGGAGAGAATCATGGCCGCATGGGGGGTCCAGGCGACGCTATTGGATGAAAACGGCAAGGTCGTCGCCACCACCAAGGAATCCATCGCCCCCATGCAGACATGGGATTGGCGAAGCAACGGCGAGGTGCAGCCGCTGCATTCCGGCATCTACAAATGGATGCCTCCGGTCAATGCGGCAAAGTCGGCGTTCGACCGCTGGAAAAAATCATTCTATGTCATGGATTCCTCCGTAGGAAAAGACATTCCATGGAAAGTCGTTCTCGCCATTCCCATAGCCCCTTACCAGAAGGAACTCTTCGAAACTACCTATATCGACAGTTTTTCCTTCATGCTGGCGATCATCTTCATATCCATATTCTTTTCGGCGTACATGAGCCGCCGGCTGGTCCATCCCATAGAGCGATTGAAGAGTGTCACCACCGGCCTCCCGTCACGGATCGCTTCGCAGCAGACCATCGATTGGCCCGGTTCGGCCCTGTCCGAGATACATTCCCTTGTCGAAAATTTCAAGGTCATGACGGCCTCCCTGATGCAGAAATTCCGCGAGCTGAAGACGGCGAACGAATCCCTGCATGAGGAGATCGCCAACCACAAAAGCACCGAGGATTGCCTCGCAAGCGAAAAGGAGCTGCTGTCCGTCACCCTCCTGAGCATAGGGGACGGCGTCGTCAGCACCGATACGGACGGAAACGTAGTGCTGATAAACAAGTTGGCGGAGGATCTGCTGGGATGGACGCAAATCGAGGCTGCAGGGAAACCGCTTCCGGAAGTCTTGAGCACCATTGACGCAACGGGCTCCCGTAAAGAGATCGATCCGCTCGGGGATTCCTCTCCCCGGGGAAGCTGTCATGTAGTCCGTGACAACCTGTTGCTCGTATCCCGGGACGGATCGGAACACCTCGTTTCCTCGAGTTATGCGCCGATCCGGAGCCTGGATGGTAACGTAATCGGAGGGGTCCTGGTCTTCCGCGACAACACGGAGCGGAAAAAGATCGAGGAGAAATTGCAGAATGCCCAGAAACTGGAATCGATCGGCGTTCTCGCCGGGGGGATCGCGCACGATTTCAACAATCTGCTTTCGGCGATCCTCGGGAACCTCTCCCTGGCAAAGGCCCGGCGGGACGATTCCTCCTTCGACCGGCTGGCGGAAATCGAAAAAGCCTCCCTGCGGGCAAGGGATCTGACCCGGCAACTGTTGACGTTTTCCAAGGGAGGAGCGCCCGTCAGGAAAACCGCCTCGATCGTCGAATTGATCCGGCAATCGGCTGTCTTCGTCACACGAGGTTCGAACGTCCTCTGCAAGTTCCATTTCGCCGAAGACCTTCAACCGGTCGACGTCGACGAAGGGCAGATGAGCCAGGCGATAAACAACCTTGTCATCAATGCGGTGCAGGCGATGCCTGACGGGGGGGTCATCCGGATAACCGCGCAAAATGTCCATGCGGACCCGGCATTGAACAGCGCAGGCCTCCATGGAAATATCGTCAAGGTATCAATCCGGGATGAAGGCCACGGCATCCCGCCGGAGAACCTTTCCAGGATTTTCGATCCCTACTTCACCACCAAAGAGCACGGAAGCGGGCTGGGGCTCGCGACCGTCTATTCGATCGTCAGGCGTCATGACGGCCAGGTCGAAGTGGACTCGGGGCCCGGCTCGGGGACCACGTTCCATCTCTACCTGCCGGCTTCGGAAAAAAAACCGGAGGAGGCCGATCCCGCCCCGGCGCCTTCTCCGGCCGGAACCGGGCACATTCTTGTGATGGACGACGAGGAATTCATCCGGATGGTGGCGACGGACATGCTGTCCCATCTGGGATACGACGTGACCTGCGCCCGGGACGGTGTGGAAGCGATCGAGCTTTACAGGAAATCGATGGCGGCGGGGGGACCCTTCGACGCCGTGATCATGGACCTGACGGTGCCCGGCGGCATGGGAGGCAAGGAGACGATCCGGATCCTGAGGAACATCGATCCCGGCGTCGTGGCGATCGTTTCAAGCGGCTACTCGAACGACCCGATCCTGTCGGAGCCTGACCGGTACGGATTTACCGGAATCGTAACGAAGCCCTACACGCTGGATACTCTGAACGACGCCGTATTTCGCGCCGTCAACGGAAAAAGGAAGAGCGCCTGAGCCCGCTTGGGCGCCCGATCGCGGATCACATCAGAAGGGAGAGGACGGAGCGCTCGGCGAACTCCAGCACCGAGTGCGGGAGGATCCCGAGCAGGAGAACCATCACTGCGGAAGCGCAGAGGGCGAGCGAGAAGGCGATCCGCGGAGGACGGGGCTGAGGCACCTCCCCGTTCGCGGGCATGAAGTACATGTAGACGACCAGCCGCAGGTAGTAATAAATGGAAGCGGCGCTGTTCAGCACGCCGATGACGGCCAGCCAGATGTAACCGTTCTTTATCGCGGCGCTGAAGAGGTAGAACTTCCCGACGAAGCCGGCAGTCGGAGGGATGCCGCCCAGCGACACGAGGAACAGGGTGAGAAGCCCCGCGAGCGCCGGGTACTTGAACCCAATTCCGGCAAGGTTGGAGATGTCGTACCCCTCGTCCTCCTTCTGCGCGATGAGCATCACCACGCCGAAGGCGCCGATATTCATGAAGGCGTACACCAGCAGGTAGAAGAGGGAAGCCTGCCCGCCCAGCACGTCGCCCGAGACCATCCCGACGAGTATGTATCCCGCGTGCGCGATCGAGGAGTAGGCCAACATCCGCTTCACGTTGTTCTGCACGAGCGCCGAGAGGTTCCCTACCGTCATCGTCAGCACGGAGAGGACCCAGAGGACCTTCCACAGGACCGGCTGCAGTCCCCCGGACGTCAGCAGCAGGACGCGGATCAGCGCGGCGAACGCCGCCGCCTTGACCGCGGCGGACATGAAGGCCGTGACCACCGTGGGCGCCCCTTCGTATGCGTCCGGGGTCCACATGTGGAACGGCACCAGCGACACCTTGAAGGCGAAGCCGACCAGCAGGAGGCCGACACCCGCCAGGAAGACCGGGTTCGCCGCGATCCGCGCGTCGTAGAGAATCGACGCGAGCTGCGGGATCTTCGTGGTGCCCGCCACGGAGTACATCAGCGCGATCCCGTAGAGAAGGAACCCGGAGGCGAACGCCCCAAGGAGGAAGTATTTCAGCGCCCCTTCGAGCGAGGACATACGGTGCCGGTGGAACCCGACCAGGACGTAGATCGGAATGGAAAGCGTCTCCAGGCCCAGGAAGACCGTCATGAGGTCGGTCCCCTTCGCCATGAACATCATCCCCGAAGTTGAGAGCAGCATCAACGAGTAGAACTCGCCCTTGTGGGTTCCCTCCCACTCGGAGTAGCCCGTCGCCATGAGGAGCGTCAGCGCGCATGCCGACAGTATGACGATCTCGAAGAAGGCCCCCAGCCCGTCGTGGACAACCGCTCCGGAGAACCCGCTTATCTTCCCCGTACCCATCGCGAAGACCGAGAAGAGGGAAAGGGCTACGCCGATAATGCTCACGCCGCACAGGATCCGCCGGTTCTCCTCGGGCAGTATGAGGTCGACGAACAGAACGAAGAGAGCCGTCGCCACGACGAGCATCTCTGGAAGGATGCTGTAGAGGCCCTGCATCATCGCGGAAGCATCCATGACGATCGGGGTCATCTAGTGTCCCTTCCCGCAAATAAACTGAAGCACCGAGTCCTCATTTCTTCACGTCGAAGTAGCGGGCGAGCAGGGTCTCCCCCGCCGGCCGTTCCACGAGGGCCGCCTGCCGTTTCGTCTCGATCCTCGTCACGACCGCCGAAACCGATGCGTCCATCTTCCGCAGGAACGTCCGGGGGTAGATCCCGATCCAGAAGATCATGACGATCAAGGGGAGCATGTAGGCGATCTCACGGGGTTTCAGGTCCGGGAGGCGCAGGTTCTTCTCGTTGGTGATCTTTCCGTACATCACCCGCTGGAACATCCAGAGCATGTAGACCGCGGAGAGTATCACGCCCGTCGCGGCGAAAACCACGTACCACCTGGCCGTCTTGAACGCCCCCACCATGATGAGGAACTCGCCAACGAACCCGTTGGTCCCCGGCAGGCCGATCGAGGAAAGCGTCACGACCATGAAGACGGCGGCGTACAGGGGAAGGACCTTGGAAAGCCCCCCGAACTCCTCGATGAGACGGGTGTGCCTGCGTTCGTAGATGATGCCGACGATGAGGAAAAGGGCCCCGGTGGAAACCCCGTGGTTGATCATCTGGAGTATGGCGCCCTCGATCCCCTGGATATTGAAGGCGAACAGCCCGAGCATGACGAAGCCGAGGTGGGATACCGATGAGTAGGCGACGAGTTTCTTCATATCCTTCTGGACCATGGCTACCAGCGCGCCGTAAATGATGCCGACAACCGCCAGCGTCAGCACCAGCGGCATCAGGTCGAACGCGGCCACCGGGAAGAGCGGCATTGCGAAGCGCAGGAACCCGTACGTTCCCATCTTCAGGAGGACGGCCGCCAGGATGACCGAGCCCGCCGTCGGCGCGTCAACGTGGGCGTCGGGAAGCCACGTGTGGAATGGAAACATCGGGACCTTGAAGGCGAACGCCAGCGCGAAAGCGGAAAACATCCAGAACTGGAGTTTCACCGGGATGACGAGCTCGTACATGCTGAGAAGGTTCGTGGTGTAGACGCCGGTCACCGCGTGGTGGTGGAAATAGAGCGCGATGATCGCGACGAGCATCAGCACGGAGCCGGCGAAAGTGTATATGAAGAACTTTATCGCCGAATAGATGCGCCGCTCGCTCCCCCACACGCCGATGAGGAAGTACATCGGTATGAGGACCAGTTCCCAGAAGATGTAGAAGAGGAACAGGTCGACCGCCAGGAACACCCCCACCATCCCGACTTCCAGGATCAGCATGAAGATCATGAATTCCTTCACGTGCTTCTCCACCGCTTCGTAGGTGGAGAGGACCGCGATGGGCATCAGGAAGGTGGTGAGAATCACCAGCCACAGGGAGATCCCGTCGATGCCCACGTGGTACTCGATCCCGTAGCCGGGGATCCAGGGATACCGCTGGACAAACTGCATCGCCGCCGTTCCGCCGTCGAAGCCAAGGACCACCGGCAGCGAGAGGAGGAACTCCACTATCGTCACGAGAAGGGTGACGCTCCGGATCAGGCGGGCGTTCTCCCGCGGCAGGAAGAAGAGCAGCAGCGCCCCGGCCAGCGGGAGGAAGATCAGCACCGTCAATATGTTCGGCATCAATTTTTCCATGTGTCTCTTTTTGCTCCCGCCCCGCCCTTTCCTTCCCGCCCTACCTTGTGAGAATGTAACCGACGATGAGGACCGCGCCGAGGAGCAGCGAGAAGGCGTAGCTCCCCACAACTCCGGTCTGGACCCGCCTTAAGCCGTCGCCGATACCGCGCACCGCAGAAGCGATCCCGTTGACCATGCCGTCGATGAAGGCGGCATCGAACGCCTCCCACAGCACGATCGAGCCGTTCACGATCCTGCGGACAATGAGGAAATCGTAGATCTCGTCCACGAAATACTTGTTATAGACCGCCTTGTAGAGCCCGGGGACGGCCTCCGCAATCTTCCCGGGTTTGTCAGTACGCACACGGTAGAGGAAATACGCCAGCCCGATCCCGCACAATGCCACCGCCACAGAGCCGGCCATCAGCCCGAGCTCCAGCGTGACCGGATGGTGCGCCGCCCCGTGTCCGGCCGAAGCTCCGTGGGAAAAGACCGGCGCCAGCCAGTGCTCGAAGTGGTTGTGCCCTTTCAGCACCTCCGGGATGCCGATCCACCCGCCGACGACCGAAAGGACGGCCAGCAGCATCAACGGCACCGTCATCGACCAGGGGGATTCGTGGACGTGCTTTTCCACATGAGGATCCATCCGCGATTCGCCGAAGAAGGTCATGAACACCAGGCGGAACATGTAGAATGCGGTGACGCCCGCCGCGAGCGCGGCGACGGCCCACAGCGCCACGTGCCCGTGCCCGGAGGAGTACGCCTTCCAGAGGATTTCGTCCTTCGAGAAGAAGCCGGACAGCCCCGGGATTCCCGCGATCGCGAGCGTAGCGATGAACATCGTAGTGAAGGTGATCGGAAGATGTTTTTTCAGGCTCCCCATCTTCCGCATGTCCTGCTCGCCCGACAGGGCGTGGATCACCGAGCCCGACCCCAGGAAGAGGAGCGCCTTGAAGAAGGCGTGCGTCATGAGGTGGAAGATCCCCGCCGTGAAAGCACCCACGCCGCACGCGAGGAACATGTACCCGAGTTGTGAGACGGT
Protein-coding sequences here:
- a CDS encoding response regulator, which gives rise to MDETRKKSIIRACSMLLLVAMAIAGNYFKLSLFFGFDFLFGSIFLIIILQFFGVSWGVFAALLASGCTYLHWYHPYGIVIFSLEILVVGLLNRGENRNLVLLDGFFWLCIGSPLNWLLYFIFMKAGYHAALLVLLKQSVNGIFNTLIACILLDYLPIHDWLGISGPRKTVPIRQALFSLILAVILLPALVIMIINSRKAFDDIEGRISQKLKNSTVEAAQVTDSFIRRHMDGVAALADFAAKAGPVPSAALQEKTGFVKGIYPDFHAMYVANREGVTVAFYPEKNEKGESTLGLDFSDRQYYRKLKNTLRPVMSEVFIGRGGVFQPIVTLSVPIVERGRFNGFAIGAVDLNHLKGELERIMAAWGVQATLLDENGKVVATTKESIAPMQTWDWRSNGEVQPLHSGIYKWMPPVNAAKSAFDRWKKSFYVMDSSVGKDIPWKVVLAIPIAPYQKELFETTYIDSFSFMLAIIFISIFFSAYMSRRLVHPIERLKSVTTGLPSRIASQQTIDWPGSALSEIHSLVENFKVMTASLMQKFRELKTANESLHEEIANHKSTEDCLASEKELLSVTLLSIGDGVVSTDTDGNVVLINKLAEDLLGWTQIEAAGKPLPEVLSTIDATGSRKEIDPLGDSSPRGSCHVVRDNLLLVSRDGSEHLVSSSYAPIRSLDGNVIGGVLVFRDNTERKKIEEKLQNAQKLESIGVLAGGIAHDFNNLLSAILGNLSLAKARRDDSSFDRLAEIEKASLRARDLTRQLLTFSKGGAPVRKTASIVELIRQSAVFVTRGSNVLCKFHFAEDLQPVDVDEGQMSQAINNLVINAVQAMPDGGVIRITAQNVHADPALNSAGLHGNIVKVSIRDEGHGIPPENLSRIFDPYFTTKEHGSGLGLATVYSIVRRHDGQVEVDSGPGSGTTFHLYLPASEKKPEEADPAPAPSPAGTGHILVMDDEEFIRMVATDMLSHLGYDVTCARDGVEAIELYRKSMAAGGPFDAVIMDLTVPGGMGGKETIRILRNIDPGVVAIVSSGYSNDPILSEPDRYGFTGIVTKPYTLDTLNDAVFRAVNGKRKSA
- a CDS encoding NADH-quinone oxidoreductase subunit N is translated as MDASAMMQGLYSILPEMLVVATALFVLFVDLILPEENRRILCGVSIIGVALSLFSVFAMGTGKISGFSGAVVHDGLGAFFEIVILSACALTLLMATGYSEWEGTHKGEFYSLMLLSTSGMMFMAKGTDLMTVFLGLETLSIPIYVLVGFHRHRMSSLEGALKYFLLGAFASGFLLYGIALMYSVAGTTKIPQLASILYDARIAANPVFLAGVGLLLVGFAFKVSLVPFHMWTPDAYEGAPTVVTAFMSAAVKAAAFAALIRVLLLTSGGLQPVLWKVLWVLSVLTMTVGNLSALVQNNVKRMLAYSSIAHAGYILVGMVSGDVLGGQASLFYLLVYAFMNIGAFGVVMLIAQKEDEGYDISNLAGIGFKYPALAGLLTLFLVSLGGIPPTAGFVGKFYLFSAAIKNGYIWLAVIGVLNSAASIYYYLRLVVYMYFMPANGEVPQPRPPRIAFSLALCASAVMVLLLGILPHSVLEFAERSVLSLLM
- a CDS encoding NADH-quinone oxidoreductase subunit M, which codes for MEKLMPNILTVLIFLPLAGALLLFFLPRENARLIRSVTLLVTIVEFLLSLPVVLGFDGGTAAMQFVQRYPWIPGYGIEYHVGIDGISLWLVILTTFLMPIAVLSTYEAVEKHVKEFMIFMLILEVGMVGVFLAVDLFLFYIFWELVLIPMYFLIGVWGSERRIYSAIKFFIYTFAGSVLMLVAIIALYFHHHAVTGVYTTNLLSMYELVIPVKLQFWMFSAFALAFAFKVPMFPFHTWLPDAHVDAPTAGSVILAAVLLKMGTYGFLRFAMPLFPVAAFDLMPLVLTLAVVGIIYGALVAMVQKDMKKLVAYSSVSHLGFVMLGLFAFNIQGIEGAILQMINHGVSTGALFLIVGIIYERRHTRLIEEFGGLSKVLPLYAAVFMVVTLSSIGLPGTNGFVGEFLIMVGAFKTARWYVVFAATGVILSAVYMLWMFQRVMYGKITNEKNLRLPDLKPREIAYMLPLIVMIFWIGIYPRTFLRKMDASVSAVVTRIETKRQAALVERPAGETLLARYFDVKK